In Wenyingzhuangia fucanilytica, the following are encoded in one genomic region:
- a CDS encoding P-II family nitrogen regulator has protein sequence MKKIEAIIRKSQFSEVKKALHDVGVNFFSYWDVTALGNERIGKVYRGISFSTADIQRRYLSIVVNDDFEQITIDTLIKSAGTGEVGDGKIFVYDVNETYRIRTGEKGGETLR, from the coding sequence ATGAAAAAAATTGAAGCAATCATTAGAAAATCTCAATTTTCTGAGGTAAAAAAAGCCTTACACGATGTTGGCGTTAACTTCTTTTCTTACTGGGATGTTACCGCTTTAGGAAACGAAAGAATAGGAAAAGTATACCGTGGAATATCTTTTAGCACTGCTGATATCCAAAGAAGATACTTATCTATAGTTGTTAATGATGATTTTGAACAAATTACAATTGATACCCTTATCAAGTCTGCTGGAACAGGTGAAGTTGGTGATGGTAAAATATTTGTTTACGATGTTAATGAAACTTATAGAATAAGAACTGGAGAAAAAGGAGGAGAAACTTTAAGATAA
- a CDS encoding P-II family nitrogen regulator — MKKIEAIIRKSKFSDVKKALHDVGVNFFSYWDVTALGNERIGKVYRGISFSTGDIQRRFLSIIVNDDFEQVTIDAILKSGATGEVGDGKIFVYDVNETYRIRTGEKGGETLR; from the coding sequence ATGAAAAAAATTGAAGCAATCATAAGAAAATCAAAGTTCTCTGATGTAAAAAAAGCCTTACATGATGTTGGTGTTAACTTCTTTTCTTATTGGGATGTTACTGCCTTAGGTAACGAAAGAATTGGTAAAGTTTATCGTGGTATTTCTTTTAGCACTGGAGACATACAAAGAAGATTCTTATCTATTATTGTTAATGACGATTTTGAACAAGTAACCATAGATGCTATTTTAAAATCTGGAGCTACCGGAGAAGTTGGTGATGGAAAGATATTTGTTTATGATGTAAACGAAACTTATAGAATCCGTACTGGAGAAAAAGGTGGAGAAACTTTAAGATAA
- a CDS encoding ammonium transporter, with protein sequence MDTSAIMGALWIIISGILVFFMQAGFTLVETGFSRSKNAGNIIMKNLMDLIVGSLGFWAIGYTVMYGETISGFIGTPSLFYNDGADMYNLFFQTVFAATAATIVSGAVAERTKFSTYVIFSFIMTVIIYPIAGHWTWQGEGWLTNLGFVDFAGSSIVHSVGGWAALVGAIMVGPRIGKYKDGVSQAIPGHNLLLGALGVMILWLGWFGFNGGSQLAFGSEDDLIAVGGILITTNLAAAAGALAALMYTWLRYGQPDISMTLNGALAGLVCITAGCAAVTPGSATIMGLIAGVVVVMAITFIDETLKVDDPVGAVSVHGVCGALGTLLVGVFAIDGGLINGGGFALLGVQATGVLAYGAWAVVCSYIVFKVLKVTIGLRVSEKEEIEGLDKAEHGIGVYNE encoded by the coding sequence ATGGATACAAGTGCAATCATGGGAGCTTTGTGGATAATTATATCAGGAATCTTAGTATTCTTTATGCAAGCTGGATTTACCCTAGTAGAAACTGGGTTCTCTCGTTCTAAGAACGCAGGAAATATTATTATGAAAAACTTAATGGACTTAATTGTAGGTTCTTTAGGATTCTGGGCTATTGGATACACAGTAATGTACGGAGAAACAATCTCTGGATTTATTGGAACTCCAAGCTTATTTTACAATGACGGTGCAGACATGTACAACTTATTCTTCCAAACTGTATTTGCTGCAACTGCTGCAACTATTGTTTCTGGAGCTGTTGCAGAAAGAACTAAATTTTCTACTTACGTAATTTTCTCTTTCATTATGACAGTGATCATTTACCCTATTGCAGGTCACTGGACTTGGCAAGGTGAAGGATGGTTAACAAACTTAGGATTTGTTGATTTTGCTGGATCTTCTATTGTACACTCTGTAGGTGGATGGGCTGCTTTAGTTGGTGCTATTATGGTAGGACCTAGAATTGGAAAATATAAAGATGGAGTTTCTCAAGCAATTCCAGGACACAACTTATTATTAGGAGCTTTAGGGGTAATGATCCTATGGTTAGGATGGTTTGGATTTAACGGAGGTTCTCAATTAGCTTTCGGATCTGAAGATGATCTTATTGCTGTAGGTGGAATTTTAATTACAACAAACTTAGCTGCTGCTGCTGGTGCTCTTGCTGCTTTAATGTACACTTGGTTACGTTACGGACAACCTGATATTTCTATGACTTTAAACGGTGCTTTAGCTGGTTTAGTTTGTATTACTGCTGGTTGTGCTGCTGTAACTCCAGGTTCTGCAACTATTATGGGATTGATTGCTGGTGTAGTAGTTGTAATGGCAATTACATTTATTGATGAAACTTTAAAAGTTGATGATCCTGTTGGAGCTGTTTCTGTACACGGTGTATGTGGTGCTTTAGGTACTTTATTAGTTGGTGTATTTGCTATTGATGGTGGATTAATTAACGGTGGTGGTTTTGCTTTATTAGGAGTACAAGCTACAGGAGTTTTAGCTTATGGTGCTTGGGCAGTTGTTTGTTCTTATATCGTATTCAAAGTCTTAAAAGTAACTATCGGATTGAGAGTTTCTGAAAAAGAAGAAATCGAAGGATTAGACAAAGCTGAACACGGAATTGGAGTATATAACGAATAA
- a CDS encoding P-II family nitrogen regulator: MKKIEAIIRKSKFSEVKEALHEVGVNFFSYWDVTGLGNEKVGKVYRGVSFSTNDIQRRQLSIIVNDDFEQITVETLLKTASTGEVGDGKVFVSDVLETYRIRTGEKGGETLK; this comes from the coding sequence ATGAAAAAAATCGAAGCAATCATCAGAAAATCTAAGTTTTCTGAAGTTAAGGAGGCTTTACACGAAGTAGGTGTAAACTTCTTTTCTTACTGGGATGTGACTGGATTGGGAAATGAAAAAGTGGGAAAAGTGTACCGTGGAGTATCTTTTAGCACTAACGATATCCAAAGACGTCAATTATCAATCATTGTAAATGATGATTTTGAACAAATTACTGTAGAAACTTTATTAAAAACTGCTTCTACTGGAGAAGTTGGTGATGGAAAAGTATTCGTATCAGACGTATTAGAAACTTACCGTATCCGTACTGGAGAAAAAGGTGGAGAAACATTAAAATAA
- a CDS encoding outer membrane beta-barrel protein, which produces MKKIILSAMMLTGMLTFAQEGKLTVSGNVDVYGTANFVDGSGTPGILIANPGNANGFGLGAANTVFAYDTEKAGVVADLSFGPRADDANLAGAINQLYAYYIINDALTVSAGQFNTFLGYEVISPAANFNYTVSYLFNAGPFSHTGVKVDYAASEDLSFMLAVTNGHAISSADGNVSGALQLGGQIGFKGQYLNLIYGSVDATTNDNLFVDYTGGFDISETLYLGINAAYSHSEDADAGYQGAALYIQNAFSDSFALGLRPEYFATNGAVEASVLALTLSANVGLTDNLKVIADVRYDSSDDGLIEAFPTEKSVSTLTVAAVYSF; this is translated from the coding sequence ATGAAAAAAATTATTTTATCAGCAATGATGTTAACTGGAATGTTAACTTTTGCACAAGAAGGAAAATTAACTGTATCTGGAAACGTTGATGTTTATGGAACAGCAAACTTTGTGGATGGTTCAGGAACTCCTGGAATCTTAATTGCTAATCCAGGAAATGCAAATGGATTTGGATTAGGAGCTGCAAATACAGTTTTTGCTTATGATACTGAGAAAGCGGGTGTTGTAGCAGACTTATCTTTTGGACCTAGAGCTGATGACGCTAACTTAGCCGGAGCAATCAACCAATTATATGCATATTACATTATTAATGACGCATTAACAGTTTCTGCTGGACAGTTTAACACATTCTTAGGTTACGAAGTTATTTCTCCCGCTGCTAACTTTAACTACACAGTTTCTTATTTATTTAACGCAGGACCTTTCTCTCATACTGGGGTAAAAGTTGACTATGCTGCTTCTGAAGACTTATCTTTCATGTTAGCTGTTACTAACGGTCATGCAATTTCAAGTGCTGATGGAAACGTTTCTGGAGCTTTACAATTAGGTGGTCAAATTGGATTTAAAGGACAATACCTTAACTTAATTTACGGTTCTGTTGATGCTACAACTAATGACAACTTATTTGTTGATTATACAGGAGGATTTGACATTTCTGAAACTTTATACTTAGGTATTAACGCTGCTTACTCTCACTCTGAAGATGCTGATGCTGGATACCAAGGTGCTGCATTATATATTCAAAATGCATTCTCTGATAGTTTTGCTTTAGGATTACGTCCAGAATACTTTGCTACTAATGGTGCTGTTGAAGCTAGTGTATTAGCGTTAACTTTATCTGCAAATGTTGGATTAACTGACAACTTAAAAGTAATTGCTGATGTAAGATACGACTCATCTGATGATGGATTAATCGAAGCTTTCCCAACTGAAAAAAGTGTTTCTACTTTAACTGTTGCTGCTGTATACTCTTTCTAA
- a CDS encoding MarR family winged helix-turn-helix transcriptional regulator, translating into MDNLHNKAVINLMLTGNYVVENINSFLKVYDLTVQQFNILRILRGQDGLPINLYELQDHMIHKMSNTTRLVEKLRKKELLERKVCESNRRKIEILITDKGLGLLAGIDQSLIDFEKNLVHQLSREEIVKLLELLNKVKIKS; encoded by the coding sequence ATGGATAACTTGCATAATAAAGCTGTCATTAACTTAATGTTAACAGGAAATTATGTTGTAGAAAATATTAATAGTTTCTTAAAGGTTTATGATTTAACCGTGCAACAGTTTAATATATTAAGGATTTTAAGAGGTCAAGATGGATTGCCAATTAATTTATATGAGTTACAAGATCATATGATACATAAAATGAGTAATACAACTAGATTGGTAGAAAAACTTAGAAAAAAGGAATTATTAGAGCGTAAGGTTTGTGAATCAAATAGACGAAAGATTGAAATATTGATTACTGATAAAGGTTTAGGTTTGTTAGCAGGTATTGATCAATCTTTAATAGATTTTGAGAAAAATTTAGTTCACCAACTAAGTAGAGAGGAAATTGTAAAGTTATTAGAGTTATTAAATAAAGTAAAAATCAAATCATAA
- a CDS encoding YceI family protein, translated as MKTTSIKSRVLAGFAILALTFSAFAVEKDPIKVEKSTIEWVGKKVTGQHNGTILFKEGEVKLKKGALVGGTFVVDMNTINVTDLEGEYKGKLEGHLKSDDFFGVDKFPEATFVITSVEGTVVKGDLTIKGHTEKESFTLVTKNNTISGTVVIDRTKFGIRYGSNSFFDNLKDKAIHDEFELTVNIAF; from the coding sequence ATGAAAACAACAAGTATTAAATCAAGAGTATTAGCTGGATTTGCCATTTTAGCATTAACCTTTTCTGCCTTTGCAGTAGAAAAAGATCCTATTAAAGTAGAAAAAAGTACCATTGAATGGGTTGGGAAAAAAGTTACCGGTCAGCACAATGGAACCATTTTGTTTAAAGAAGGTGAAGTAAAGTTAAAAAAAGGAGCTTTAGTAGGAGGAACGTTTGTAGTGGATATGAATACTATTAATGTTACAGATTTAGAGGGAGAATACAAAGGTAAATTAGAAGGACACTTAAAATCTGATGACTTTTTTGGAGTAGATAAGTTTCCTGAAGCTACATTTGTAATTACTAGTGTAGAAGGTACAGTAGTAAAAGGAGATTTAACGATTAAAGGACATACAGAAAAAGAATCTTTTACTTTAGTTACAAAAAACAATACCATTAGCGGAACTGTGGTAATTGATAGAACTAAGTTTGGAATTAGATACGGATCAAATTCTTTCTTTGATAATTTAAAGGATAAAGCAATTCATGATGAGTTTGAATTAACTGTAAATATTGCTTTCTAA
- a CDS encoding dihydrolipoamide acetyltransferase family protein, giving the protein MSKFELKLPKMGESVAEATITSWLKEVGDFIELDDSIVEIATDKVDSDVPCDVSGVLIEKKYQEGDVVKVGEVLAVIETNTDAADATLVSVSKEEVDADVEEAVATVEAEVNDVITQVSTSVKNTIANTDGNFYSPLVKKIASTEGVSQTELDAIVGTGLDGRVTKDDILAYVAKKSKNTSKVETPVKTSAEKSSKQVTATEKADVAPVNLEVNSGDELITLSRMGKMISDHMVHSKRKASHVQSFIEVDVTNVVKWRDKVKDEFLKREGEKLTYTPIFMMAVAQAIKKYPLVNITFDGVDKVVVKKSINLGMASALPDGNLIVPVIKSAQNLNLVGMTKAVNDLALRSKNNALKPEDVKGGTYTVTNIGGFGSIFGTPIINQPESAILALGAIRKVPSVIETPEGDFIGIRQKMYISHSYDHRVINGALGGMFIKEIKDILEAWNINQAL; this is encoded by the coding sequence ATGTCTAAATTTGAGTTAAAATTACCCAAAATGGGAGAAAGTGTAGCAGAAGCTACGATTACCTCTTGGTTAAAAGAGGTTGGAGATTTTATTGAGTTAGATGATTCCATTGTAGAAATAGCTACAGATAAAGTAGATTCTGATGTACCGTGTGATGTGTCTGGTGTTTTAATAGAAAAAAAATACCAAGAAGGAGATGTTGTTAAAGTAGGTGAGGTGTTGGCGGTTATTGAAACTAATACGGATGCTGCAGACGCAACTTTGGTTTCTGTGTCTAAAGAAGAGGTTGATGCAGATGTAGAAGAAGCAGTCGCAACAGTAGAGGCGGAGGTAAATGATGTAATTACTCAAGTATCTACATCCGTAAAAAATACCATTGCCAATACTGATGGGAATTTTTATTCGCCACTTGTAAAAAAAATAGCAAGTACAGAAGGAGTGTCTCAAACAGAATTAGATGCTATAGTAGGTACTGGTCTTGATGGTAGGGTAACTAAAGATGATATTTTAGCATATGTGGCTAAAAAATCTAAAAATACAAGTAAAGTAGAAACTCCTGTAAAAACATCAGCAGAAAAAAGCAGTAAACAAGTTACTGCTACAGAAAAAGCAGATGTTGCCCCTGTAAACTTAGAAGTAAATTCAGGTGATGAATTGATTACTTTATCTAGAATGGGAAAAATGATATCAGATCATATGGTGCATTCTAAAAGAAAAGCTTCACATGTACAATCGTTTATTGAAGTTGATGTTACTAATGTGGTAAAGTGGAGAGATAAGGTAAAAGATGAGTTTTTAAAACGCGAAGGAGAAAAGCTTACCTATACTCCAATTTTTATGATGGCAGTAGCCCAAGCTATTAAAAAGTATCCTTTGGTTAATATTACTTTTGATGGAGTAGACAAAGTAGTTGTAAAAAAATCTATTAACTTAGGTATGGCTTCAGCTTTACCTGATGGAAATTTAATTGTTCCTGTAATTAAAAGTGCTCAAAACTTAAATTTGGTTGGTATGACCAAAGCAGTAAACGATTTGGCTTTAAGATCAAAGAACAATGCTTTAAAACCAGAAGATGTAAAAGGTGGTACTTATACTGTTACTAATATCGGAGGTTTTGGGTCCATTTTTGGAACTCCAATCATCAATCAGCCAGAGAGTGCTATTTTGGCTTTAGGAGCTATTAGAAAAGTACCATCTGTAATAGAAACTCCAGAAGGAGATTTTATAGGGATAAGACAAAAAATGTACATTTCACATTCTTACGATCATAGAGTGATTAATGGAGCGTTAGGAGGAATGTTTATCAAAGAAATAAAAGATATTTTAGAGGCTTGGAATATCAATCAAGCGTTATAA
- the pafA gene encoding alkaline phosphatase PafA produces MRKLASLLLLSSIFIGNAQTAKKPKLVVGIVVDQMRYDYLQRFKDKFGSKGFNEIIENGTTFENAHYNYIPTYTAVGHASIYTGTTPKDHGIIGNNWYDKYEKKSIYVVDDENFETVGSTTNEGKKSPKRLIASTVADQLKLTQNFNGKVIGVAVKDRSAILPAGHSADIAYWFDGGKVGNWVTSSYYTKELPNWVSLYNTTNKVQLDEYLASPWMTEKNINDYTESIKDHNHYEGVFKGEEKPIFPHDLATLKEKNGGYSLLKTTPFGNTMTLGFAKEIVKNEELGKNKNYSDFLAISISCTDYIGHKYGAMSKETEDAYIRLNNDIDDFISYLNKKVGKNNYVLFVTADHAVVQIPNYLMDNKIPGGYFSSKKFLEKLNEFTQEKYQSTNLIENYSNEQIFLNHDEIAKLGLNIEEVENSIINEIITYTHIYKAVSAHTVQRSEFTQAPISLLQEGYNQKRSGDILLAFEPAVISDHYIKTGTTHGSGYNYDTHIPILFYGANISKGKTVKKSVNITQIAPTLSNILQIQEANMSSHDILTEVFEQNKE; encoded by the coding sequence ATGAGAAAACTAGCTAGTCTACTTTTATTAAGTAGCATTTTTATTGGAAATGCACAAACAGCTAAAAAACCTAAATTGGTTGTAGGAATTGTTGTTGATCAAATGAGATACGACTATTTACAAAGGTTTAAAGACAAGTTTGGTTCTAAAGGATTTAATGAAATTATTGAGAACGGAACAACCTTTGAAAATGCCCACTACAACTATATCCCAACATATACTGCTGTTGGACATGCCTCTATTTATACAGGTACAACACCTAAAGACCACGGAATCATTGGAAATAACTGGTACGATAAATATGAAAAAAAATCTATTTATGTTGTAGATGATGAAAACTTTGAAACCGTTGGTAGTACTACAAACGAAGGAAAAAAATCTCCTAAAAGATTAATTGCCTCTACTGTTGCAGATCAATTAAAATTGACTCAAAACTTTAACGGAAAAGTAATTGGTGTTGCCGTTAAAGATAGATCAGCTATTTTACCAGCTGGGCATTCGGCAGACATCGCTTATTGGTTTGATGGTGGTAAAGTAGGTAATTGGGTTACTAGTAGCTATTACACTAAGGAACTACCTAATTGGGTAAGTTTATATAATACTACAAATAAAGTTCAACTTGATGAATATTTAGCGTCTCCTTGGATGACTGAAAAAAACATCAATGATTATACTGAGAGTATTAAAGACCATAATCACTACGAAGGAGTATTCAAAGGAGAAGAAAAACCTATTTTTCCTCATGACTTGGCTACTCTAAAAGAAAAAAACGGAGGATATAGTTTATTAAAAACAACTCCTTTTGGAAATACAATGACTTTAGGTTTTGCCAAAGAAATTGTAAAAAACGAAGAATTAGGAAAAAACAAAAATTACTCAGACTTTTTAGCCATTAGTATTTCTTGTACAGATTATATTGGTCATAAATACGGAGCGATGTCTAAAGAAACAGAAGATGCTTACATCCGTTTAAATAATGATATAGATGATTTTATTAGCTACCTAAATAAAAAAGTAGGTAAAAACAACTATGTTTTATTTGTTACCGCTGATCATGCTGTGGTTCAAATCCCAAATTATTTGATGGATAATAAAATCCCTGGAGGATATTTTTCATCTAAAAAGTTCTTAGAAAAATTAAATGAGTTTACTCAAGAGAAATATCAATCTACAAATTTGATTGAAAATTACTCTAACGAACAAATTTTCTTAAATCATGATGAGATTGCTAAACTAGGTTTAAATATTGAAGAAGTAGAAAACTCTATTATTAATGAGATTATTACTTATACCCATATCTACAAAGCTGTATCTGCACACACTGTTCAAAGAAGTGAGTTTACCCAAGCTCCAATTAGCTTGCTACAAGAAGGGTACAACCAAAAAAGATCGGGAGATATTTTACTTGCTTTTGAACCTGCAGTAATTAGCGACCATTATATTAAAACAGGAACTACCCATGGAAGTGGTTACAACTATGACACTCACATTCCTATCTTATTTTATGGTGCTAACATCAGTAAAGGAAAAACGGTAAAAAAGTCGGTAAACATTACTCAAATTGCTCCAACACTTTCTAACATCTTACAAATTCAAGAAGCTAATATGAGTTCTCATGATATTTTAACAGAAGTTTTTGAACAAAACAAAGAGTAA
- a CDS encoding MlaE family ABC transporter permease, whose product MNYLKSIGAYVIMLKSVFKRPQKGKIFWEAVFREIDDLGVKSVGIVAFISFFIGGVVAIQTALNLEDPIIPKDLIGFATKRSMILEFSSTFIMVILAGKVGSYITSSIGTMRVTEQIDALEVMGINSLNYLVLPKILATVFFYPFIVLLAMFLGIFGGWIAGIATGLFKPEDYIAGIQLDFQPYLISYSLIKSIVFAFLIATIPSYFGYFVKGGSLEVGRASTKAVVWTIVVIIFSNYFLTQMLLS is encoded by the coding sequence ATGAACTATTTAAAAAGCATAGGTGCCTATGTAATTATGTTAAAGAGTGTTTTTAAAAGACCTCAAAAAGGAAAAATATTTTGGGAAGCAGTCTTTAGAGAAATTGATGATTTAGGAGTAAAGTCTGTTGGGATTGTGGCTTTTATCTCTTTTTTTATAGGTGGGGTAGTAGCCATACAAACAGCGTTAAATTTAGAAGATCCAATTATTCCAAAAGATTTGATTGGATTTGCAACAAAAAGATCAATGATTTTAGAGTTTTCATCAACCTTTATCATGGTTATTTTAGCAGGTAAAGTAGGGTCATATATAACATCAAGTATAGGAACTATGAGAGTTACTGAGCAGATAGATGCCTTAGAGGTAATGGGGATTAATTCTTTAAATTATTTAGTATTACCTAAAATATTAGCCACTGTTTTTTTCTATCCTTTTATAGTGTTGTTGGCAATGTTCTTAGGGATTTTTGGTGGATGGATTGCTGGTATTGCTACAGGCTTGTTTAAACCAGAAGATTATATTGCTGGAATTCAATTAGACTTTCAACCTTATTTAATATCGTATAGTTTGATAAAATCAATTGTATTTGCTTTCTTAATTGCAACCATTCCTTCTTATTTTGGATACTTTGTAAAAGGAGGTTCTTTAGAAGTAGGTAGGGCTAGTACTAAGGCTGTGGTTTGGACAATTGTAGTTATTATATTTTCCAATTATTTTTTAACCCAAATGTTGTTAAGCTAA
- a CDS encoding ABC transporter ATP-binding protein: MIEVKGIYKSFGEASVLKGIDASFEPGKTSLIIGQSGSGKTVFLKTLLGLHIPDQGTISYNGQTTESMSIEEKRQLKQDLGMVFQGSALFDSLTVEENVMFPLKMFTNQSKAEMLDRVNFVLNRVNLKNSNHKFPAELSGGMQKRVAIARAIVTNPKYLFCDEPNSGLDPRTAIVIDNLIQEITDEYQITTVINTHDMNSVMEIGEKIIFLKDGLKEWEGTSNDIFKTDNEAVVNFVYSSNLFKKVRKAYLEE, encoded by the coding sequence ATGATAGAAGTAAAAGGTATATATAAAAGTTTTGGAGAGGCATCTGTATTAAAAGGAATTGATGCTAGTTTTGAACCAGGGAAAACAAGTTTAATTATAGGGCAAAGTGGATCTGGTAAAACAGTGTTTTTAAAAACCCTATTAGGTTTGCACATACCAGACCAAGGAACCATATCATATAATGGACAGACTACAGAGTCGATGTCTATTGAAGAAAAAAGACAATTAAAACAAGATTTAGGAATGGTTTTTCAAGGTTCTGCCTTGTTTGATTCTTTAACGGTAGAAGAAAATGTAATGTTTCCTTTAAAAATGTTTACCAATCAATCTAAAGCAGAAATGTTAGACAGGGTAAATTTTGTTTTGAATAGGGTGAATTTAAAAAATTCCAATCATAAGTTTCCAGCAGAACTTTCTGGAGGAATGCAAAAACGTGTGGCTATTGCAAGAGCGATTGTAACCAATCCTAAATATTTATTTTGTGATGAACCAAATTCCGGTTTAGATCCTAGAACAGCAATTGTAATAGATAATTTAATACAGGAAATTACGGATGAATATCAAATAACAACGGTAATAAACACCCATGATATGAATTCTGTGATGGAAATTGGAGAAAAAATTATTTTTTTAAAGGATGGATTAAAAGAGTGGGAAGGGACTAGTAACGATATATTCAAAACTGATAATGAAGCAGTTGTGAATTTTGTGTATAGTTCTAATTTATTCAAGAAAGTACGTAAGGCATATTTAGAAGAATAA